A window from Branchiostoma floridae strain S238N-H82 chromosome 16, Bfl_VNyyK, whole genome shotgun sequence encodes these proteins:
- the LOC118403289 gene encoding ubiquitin-conjugating enzyme E2 Z-like — protein sequence MSSSETETSSVAEVFSSPASGNHWDPCFSKDWEKERPTQQCILRIKRDIMSIYKEPPPGMFVVPDSEDVTKIHALITGPFDTPYEGGFFHFLIRFPPDYPIRPPRVKLMTTDGEQVRFNPNLYKNGKVCLSILGTWTGPAWSPAQSLSSVLISIQSLMNEKPYHNEPGFEQERNVGDAQRYNECIRHETIRVAVCGMTEGRCCHLPDQLRGVMEKSFPEFYDYYTSTCRDRLHLDGSNMQDPFGEKRGMFQYSQLLERLEVIRRRIGEGSEDMTSDLDSDNSDLDSQDVSEAQENQNLSPGTSSSG from the exons ATGTCGTCTTCAGAAACGGAGACGTCTTCGGTCGCCGAAGTCTTCTCTTCTCCAGCTAGCGGTAACCACTGGGATCCGTGCTTCAGCAAAGACTGGGAGAAAGAGAGACCCACACAACAGTGTATCCTCAGAATAAAAAG GGACATCATGAGTATCTACAAGGAACCTCCACCAGGGATGTTTGTTGTACCTGACTCAGAAGATGTCACAAAG ATCCATGCACTGATCACTGGCCCCTTTGACACCCCCTATGAGGGTGGTTTCTTCCATTTCCTCATTCGGTTTCCGCCAGACTACCCCATCCGACCCCCCAGGGTCAAGCTGATGACAACAGACGGGGAGCAAGTACGCTTCAACCCCAACCTCTACAAGAACGGGAAAGTCTGTCTCAGTATTCTAGG cacatggacTGGCCCAGCCTGGAGCCCTGCCCAGTCTCTTTCCAGTGTTCTCATCTCCATCCAGTCTCTGATGAACGAGAAACCTTACCACAATGAACCTGGCTTTGAACAG GAGAGAAATGTGGGTGATGCCCAGAGGTACAACGAGTGCATCAGACATGAAACCATCAGAGTCGCCGTGTGTGGGATGACAGAGGGACGATGCTGTCATCTCCCCGATCAGCTCAG AGGTGTGATGGAGAAGTCATTCCCAGAGTTTTACGACTACTACACATCCACCTGTAGGGACAGACTTCATCTGGATGGCTCCAACATGCAG GATCCTTTTGGAGAGAAGAGAGGAATGTTCCAGTACTCCCAACTCCTAGAAAGACTGGAGGTCATCAGGAGAAGAATAGGAGAAGGGTCAGAAgacatgacctctgacctggacAGTGACAACAGTGACCTGGACTCTCAGGATGTGTCTGAAGCTCAGGAAAACCAGAATCTCAGTCCAGGCACGAGCAGTAGTGGATAG